ATTCGGTCGATCAGTTCATCGCTGAATTGACCGAGGACAAATTCAACAACTGGCTGAGCGAGTTTGAGATAGATTCGGTCGATCTGTATCTTCCCAAATTCAAGTTCAAATACGATAAAAGGCTCAAAGAAGTCCTGACCAATATGGGCATGGCAATCGCGTTTCAGGGTAATGCCGATTTTTCAGGTATCAACCCCACAGCCGACTTGTATATCAACGATGTGATCCACGGCAGTTTCGTGCAAGTCGATGAAAAAGGTACCGAAGCGGCCGCGGTGACCATAGTTGAAATCAGATATACTTCTGGACCGAGAAATTACATACGGGTTGATCGTCCCTTCGTTTTCGTGATTCACGAGAAGACTACCGGCGCTATCCTGTTCATGGGCAAAGTGATAAATCCGATCTGGCAGGATTCTTAAATATTCGGAGAATTTTAAACCCGCCTGAGAAAGGCGGGTTTTTTTATATCCCGGGAATAACAGCCCTGACTGTGTGTAGATTAACCGAAAGTAAATCAGAAAACGGAGGAGAATAATATGAAATCGAGATACCTGATTGCAGTGCTTTCCATGGTCACTATATCCCTCATGGCAACAGCCAGCCTGTCCTCTGAGCCGTCAAAGATACCCGAAGAAACGCTTTACCGCAACGAGCTGGCCCGGTCTATAAACAGTTTCTCGTTCGCAACCTTCAAAAAGATGTGCGCTTCCGAGCGGGGCAACCTGTTCATTTCCCCCCTGAGCATTTCCTACGCCCTGGGGATGACCTTCAACGGTGCATCAGGGAGTACCCGCTCCGAGATGAAGGATGTGCTCATGTATTCCGAACTCAGCGACGCCGAACTCAACATGGGCTACATGGCGCTGATACGTTACCTCGAAAACCTCGATCCGGATGTCAGGCTGGCAATCGCCAACTCGATCTGGTACAACTCCGACTTCACTCTAAAACAGGAATTCATCCAGCAGAATAAACAGGCTTTCGAGGCCGAAATCGACGGGCTCGATTTTTCCAGGCCGTCATCTGTCGATCGAATAAACGACTGGGTGGCGGATAATACCAACGGTAAGATCGAACAAATCGTCAGCCCGCCCCTGAGTCCTGATATGGTCCTGTTTCTGATCAACGCGGTCTACTTTAACGGCACCTGGCAAGAGAAATTCG
This sequence is a window from Candidatus Zixiibacteriota bacterium. Protein-coding genes within it:
- a CDS encoding serpin family protein, encoding MKSRYLIAVLSMVTISLMATASLSSEPSKIPEETLYRNELARSINSFSFATFKKMCASERGNLFISPLSISYALGMTFNGASGSTRSEMKDVLMYSELSDAELNMGYMALIRYLENLDPDVRLAIANSIWYNSDFTLKQEFIQQNKQAFEAEIDGLDFSRPSSVDRINDWVADNTNGKIEQIVSPPLSPDMVLFLINAVYFNGTWQEKFDPARTREEPFYLADGDTLRWKMMNQTVDHGYLLGDTYQSVDLGYGDGNYRMALFVPHDTVAVGSFVADFNQDFWQNWLSGRDHGEVILTLPRIKLSYSKILNDILIAMGIERAFSAQMAEFDKISNQDIFIDQVLHKTFVQVDEKGTEAAAATSVGMALSAAPMNKPVTIRVDRPYVFTIYEVETETILFMGKVMQPVWEE